The Crocosphaera subtropica ATCC 51142 genome includes a window with the following:
- a CDS encoding ferritin-like domain-containing protein has protein sequence MRELDREKTNDILNTIMEYELAGVVRYTHYSLMVTGPHRLPIVQFFQQQATESLLHAQQVGEILTGLEGHPSLKIAPMEETNEHSLHAILLESLNHEKKALDLYKDLLEVVENASIYIEEFARGMIGQEEVHNIELKKMLRDYV, from the coding sequence ATGAGAGAACTTGACCGAGAAAAAACCAATGACATTCTCAACACCATTATGGAATATGAATTAGCGGGTGTTGTTCGCTATACTCATTATTCTTTAATGGTTACAGGCCCTCATCGTCTTCCTATTGTACAATTTTTTCAACAACAGGCTACAGAATCTTTGCTTCATGCTCAACAAGTGGGAGAAATCCTAACAGGATTAGAAGGCCATCCTAGCTTAAAAATTGCCCCGATGGAAGAGACGAACGAGCATAGTTTACACGCCATTCTTTTAGAGAGTCTCAATCACGAAAAAAAAGCCTTAGATTTATATAAGGATCTCCTAGAAGTGGTGGAAAATGCTAGTATTTATATCGAAGAATTTGCACGGGGAATGATTGGACAAGAAGAAGTTCATAACATAGAATTGAAAAAAATGTTACGGGATTACGTTTAA
- a CDS encoding FTR1 family iron permease: MDFSAALPTFVVTLREGFEASLVVGIVLACLKKVEQTQLNRWVYQGIGGGIVASVLVGFLLGGILQGVNTYQSPYTPIIKECLATLFGIIAVAMLSWMLIWMTQQGKQLKGEVEQGIEAALTGENGAEKGIFLLVFIAVLREGFETVLFIIAKFENSWKIPSIGATLGLLTAVILGFLLFKLGVKINIRLFFKVMGVFLLLVVGGLVLGVLKHLNLVVMFLAQLEPSFSQWCWVPGDSCILGPLVWDGSEILPDKTFPGIILKSLFGYRQTLYLGQIVVYLLFLLIVGSFYFKSLSSSTPSKSAENVS; this comes from the coding sequence ATGGATTTCAGTGCTGCATTACCGACATTTGTTGTGACTTTACGAGAAGGATTTGAAGCATCCCTAGTAGTAGGGATTGTCTTAGCTTGTTTAAAAAAAGTTGAACAAACGCAACTCAATCGTTGGGTATATCAAGGAATTGGAGGAGGAATTGTCGCCAGTGTTTTGGTGGGATTTTTATTAGGAGGAATCCTCCAAGGCGTAAATACTTATCAAAGTCCTTATACCCCGATTATCAAAGAATGTTTAGCCACATTATTTGGAATCATAGCTGTGGCAATGTTAAGTTGGATGCTCATTTGGATGACCCAACAAGGAAAGCAGTTAAAAGGAGAAGTGGAACAAGGAATTGAAGCAGCCTTAACTGGAGAAAATGGCGCAGAAAAAGGAATTTTCTTATTAGTCTTTATTGCAGTTTTGCGAGAAGGCTTTGAAACTGTTTTGTTTATCATTGCTAAATTTGAAAACAGTTGGAAAATTCCCAGTATCGGAGCAACTTTAGGATTACTCACCGCAGTTATTTTAGGATTTCTTCTCTTTAAATTAGGGGTTAAAATTAATATTCGTCTCTTTTTCAAAGTGATGGGCGTTTTCTTATTATTAGTAGTAGGAGGATTAGTATTAGGAGTCCTTAAACATCTTAATTTAGTAGTGATGTTTTTGGCCCAACTAGAACCCAGTTTTTCTCAATGGTGTTGGGTTCCTGGGGACTCATGTATTTTAGGTCCTTTGGTTTGGGATGGATCAGAGATTTTACCCGATAAAACCTTTCCAGGAATTATTCTAAAATCTCTGTTTGGTTATCGACAAACCTTATATTTAGGACAAATCGTAGTTTATCTATTGTTTTTGTTGATTGTAGGAAGTTTCTATTTCAAAAGTTTATCCAGTTCCACTCCTTCTAAATCAGCAGAAAATGTCAGCTAA
- a CDS encoding ABC transporter substrate-binding protein: MSSWTCDGVPKDGKQYPGVSPHTPQTNTGPDCIICGLPKEAMEPSQGEKQKPGKTVMAGSSGSGSPSWLIPGIIAVIIIILGGGLAAFFLLKENDQSINTPTPSPLPTETTPTPTTGESVSRGDKLFLQSTPNKQAGADAFAQENWPGAVTAYATAVQGDANDPESRIYWQNAQAKQAGNPLTIAVAVPTTSSPDSAAEILRGVAKYQTEYNQSSASGRLLEVAIIDSSDPTTAPNVAQEIINTPDILGIVGYGIDPGSQAALQQYENAGVAVLSPLTSSFQDSTLKTIPINEKEDELLVNYLQAVGKTLTQYAAQQQPSPNIAIFYNSDSGYSQQLQQEIINSLPEVQGNLIEQIDISSPDFDANSAVTNLQNSGANVGILALSQNKVSQAVEIAKANENNGSPLLLMGGDELYNADILVQGGDAIAGIILAVPWSFSPTDDFAQDALQSWKGRVSWRTATAYDATKALVETVSKNPDRTMIFQALSNGITLSDSTTDFNLFNEVPLVKAVQGNEGPKGSNYQFDPLK, encoded by the coding sequence ATGAGTTCATGGACTTGTGATGGAGTCCCCAAAGACGGTAAACAGTATCCTGGGGTATCTCCCCACACCCCCCAAACAAACACTGGCCCCGACTGTATTATTTGTGGCTTACCCAAAGAAGCCATGGAACCCAGTCAAGGAGAAAAGCAAAAGCCAGGTAAAACCGTTATGGCAGGAAGTTCTGGCAGTGGTAGCCCCTCATGGCTTATTCCTGGGATTATTGCCGTTATTATCATTATTTTGGGCGGTGGGTTGGCTGCTTTCTTCTTGCTTAAAGAGAACGATCAAAGTATCAATACTCCGACTCCTTCTCCCTTACCCACAGAAACTACTCCTACTCCTACCACTGGAGAGTCTGTTAGCCGAGGAGACAAACTTTTTTTACAATCAACCCCCAATAAACAAGCAGGGGCCGACGCATTTGCCCAGGAAAACTGGCCGGGGGCTGTAACCGCCTACGCAACAGCAGTCCAAGGCGATGCCAATGATCCCGAAAGTCGTATTTATTGGCAAAACGCCCAAGCCAAGCAAGCAGGAAACCCCCTAACCATCGCCGTTGCTGTTCCTACCACCAGTAGTCCCGACTCAGCGGCCGAAATTTTGCGAGGGGTAGCTAAATATCAAACCGAATATAATCAGTCTTCGGCTTCAGGGCGACTGTTAGAAGTAGCGATTATCGATAGTAGTGACCCCACCACTGCCCCCAATGTTGCCCAAGAAATCATCAATACTCCCGATATTTTAGGCATTGTCGGGTACGGCATCGATCCAGGGAGTCAAGCAGCCCTGCAACAGTACGAAAATGCAGGGGTTGCGGTTTTATCGCCCCTTACCAGTAGCTTTCAAGACTCAACGCTGAAAACCATTCCTATCAATGAAAAAGAAGACGAATTATTAGTTAATTATTTGCAAGCAGTAGGGAAAACCTTAACCCAGTATGCAGCGCAACAGCAACCGTCTCCCAACATTGCTATTTTTTATAATTCTGATAGTGGTTATAGTCAACAATTACAACAAGAAATTATTAATAGTTTGCCCGAAGTTCAAGGCAATTTAATCGAACAAATTGATATTAGTTCCCCTGATTTTGATGCCAATAGTGCCGTTACTAACTTACAAAATAGTGGCGCAAATGTAGGGATTTTAGCCTTGAGTCAAAATAAAGTGTCACAAGCCGTAGAAATAGCTAAAGCGAATGAAAATAATGGTTCTCCTTTACTATTAATGGGAGGGGATGAACTGTATAACGCCGATATTTTAGTTCAAGGGGGAGATGCGATCGCAGGAATTATATTAGCGGTTCCCTGGAGTTTTAGCCCCACGGATGACTTTGCTCAAGATGCCCTGCAAAGTTGGAAAGGACGAGTTAGTTGGCGTACGGCTACCGCTTATGATGCGACTAAAGCTTTAGTCGAAACTGTGAGCAAAAATCCCGATCGCACGATGATATTTCAGGCATTAAGCAACGGTATTACCCTCTCTGATAGTACCACCGATTTTAATTTATTTAATGAAGTCCCTTTAGTGAAAGCTGTTCAAGGAAATGAGGGTCCAAAAGGGTCAAATTATCAATTCGATCCTTTGAAATAA
- a CDS encoding VWA domain-containing protein, which translates to MLKYRRKVIEYPLFYTPLILVGLFLAFALLFGLLNIGKPPVAVVIALDVSSSTYQGQSFNAPNTIMDQEVQAVNAYLEANAKLSNPNKVQILGIGGGKAPKLTASMDSSQDVILDQLNRQLNDPNLPYQLRPEPQQDDLDIVINNATEILEEQENHCKELLMVTDAGVTITQSAVTQATGKNIKLNSLVFGTESVPNLRSASRQTDGIYIDNITLSNTGGNYLEEVFLNDFFRQFNSNWKWIRFWLGCALIAFLWLLVLPLDRWVFQGVFNMSMEPSGKIALGIAFIGTMITVALMIAGGLPLISPC; encoded by the coding sequence GTGTTAAAGTATCGCCGTAAAGTCATTGAATATCCCTTATTTTATACCCCCTTAATACTGGTCGGATTGTTTTTAGCTTTTGCTTTATTATTCGGACTATTAAATATCGGAAAACCCCCTGTTGCGGTAGTCATTGCCCTCGATGTCAGTAGCAGCACTTATCAGGGTCAAAGCTTTAATGCGCCTAATACTATCATGGATCAAGAAGTACAAGCGGTTAATGCGTATTTAGAAGCCAATGCTAAATTAAGCAATCCTAATAAAGTGCAAATCTTGGGTATCGGAGGAGGAAAAGCCCCCAAATTAACTGCTAGTATGGACTCATCTCAAGATGTGATTCTTGATCAATTAAATCGTCAATTGAATGATCCGAATTTACCCTATCAATTACGTCCTGAACCCCAACAAGATGATTTAGATATAGTGATTAATAATGCCACAGAAATTTTAGAAGAACAAGAAAATCACTGCAAAGAATTATTAATGGTAACAGATGCAGGCGTTACTATTACTCAGTCAGCCGTGACTCAAGCAACAGGGAAAAATATTAAGCTCAATTCTTTAGTGTTTGGCACAGAAAGTGTTCCTAATTTAAGATCAGCAAGTCGTCAAACCGATGGTATTTATATTGATAATATAACTTTATCTAATACAGGAGGTAATTATTTAGAAGAAGTCTTTTTAAATGACTTTTTTAGACAGTTTAATAGTAACTGGAAATGGATCAGGTTTTGGTTAGGTTGTGCTTTAATTGCTTTTCTTTGGTTATTGGTTTTACCATTAGATAGATGGGTGTTTCAAGGAGTATTCAATATGTCGATGGAACCATCAGGAAAAATAGCATTAGGTATTGCTTTTATCGGTACAATGATAACAGTTGCTTTAATGATAGCTGGAGGTTTGCCGTTAATTTCACCTTGTTAA
- a CDS encoding YcjF family protein: protein MNQLFQSTKNFLKDKLLLQKIPQWFQVSDEQIAEILETVREKLPTTEAILIGKTQSGKSSIVRGLTGVSAEIVGKGFRPHTKHTNQYTYPNDDLPLLVFTDTVGLGDVQQNTDSIIQELSDKLQECNHRARVVILTVKINDFATETLAKVAKVLRELSPKVPYLLVVTCLHEIYPSPTQDHPPYPPEVEDINRAFNHLKDDFQGLYDDAILIDFTLEEDGYTPVFYGLEALRDTIAKQLPEAESVAIHQLLEGETTQKIGNLYRDVARRYIWAFSVAAATLAAVPLPFATMPVLTALQVSQVTLLGQLYGQILTPSQAGGVVSAIAGGFLAQSIGRELIKFIPGFGSIIAASWAGAYTWALGEGACVYFGDLMGGKKPNPDKIQAVMQQAFKQAQNRFKRT, encoded by the coding sequence ATGAATCAATTGTTTCAATCAACTAAGAATTTTCTAAAAGATAAATTATTGTTGCAAAAAATTCCTCAATGGTTTCAGGTTAGTGATGAACAAATTGCAGAAATTCTAGAAACAGTACGAGAAAAATTACCCACTACTGAAGCCATTTTAATTGGAAAAACCCAATCGGGTAAAAGTTCTATTGTACGAGGATTAACTGGGGTTTCAGCCGAAATCGTTGGTAAGGGATTTCGTCCTCATACCAAGCATACCAACCAATATACTTATCCTAATGATGACCTTCCTTTACTCGTTTTTACTGATACAGTAGGATTAGGTGACGTTCAACAAAATACCGATTCTATTATTCAAGAATTAAGCGACAAACTACAAGAATGCAATCATCGGGCGAGGGTCGTCATTTTAACCGTTAAAATTAATGATTTTGCCACAGAAACCCTAGCTAAAGTTGCCAAAGTATTGCGTGAACTATCGCCAAAAGTCCCCTATCTTCTTGTCGTTACTTGTCTTCATGAAATTTATCCTTCCCCAACTCAAGATCATCCCCCTTATCCTCCCGAAGTTGAAGACATTAATCGGGCTTTTAATCATCTTAAAGACGATTTTCAGGGGCTTTACGATGATGCTATTCTGATTGATTTTACCCTCGAAGAAGATGGATACACCCCTGTTTTTTATGGATTAGAAGCCCTCAGAGATACCATAGCAAAACAGTTGCCTGAAGCGGAATCTGTGGCCATTCATCAACTTCTCGAAGGAGAAACAACGCAAAAAATTGGTAATCTTTATCGAGATGTAGCACGTCGTTATATTTGGGCGTTTTCCGTTGCAGCAGCTACCCTAGCAGCCGTTCCCTTGCCCTTTGCCACTATGCCTGTTTTAACCGCTTTACAAGTATCTCAAGTGACATTATTAGGGCAACTCTATGGACAGATTTTGACCCCCTCTCAAGCGGGTGGGGTGGTAAGTGCGATCGCAGGAGGATTTTTAGCCCAGTCTATCGGACGAGAATTAATTAAGTTTATTCCAGGATTTGGTAGTATTATTGCTGCATCTTGGGCAGGGGCTTATACTTGGGCATTAGGGGAAGGCGCTTGTGTTTATTTTGGGGATTTAATGGGAGGGAAAAAACCCAATCCTGATAAAATTCAAGCGGTGATGCAACAGGCGTTTAAACAGGCACAAAATCGCTTTAAAAGAACTTAA
- the ovoA gene encoding 5-histidylcysteine sulfoxide synthase: MSFIKSQLPIFLNNCTQDSVINYFQNSWELENILMRSIIDDETFYINPDPLRNPLIFYLGHSAAFYINKLIRVELLEKGINSDYEILFEFGVDPENAEELNQAIAHINWPDVRQVWDYRNKAYEVILEVIKNTTFDLPIHASHPLWALMMGMEHQRIHFETSSMLLRQLPTEKVEKPQGWQYAPSQGVPNTNKMILVEGGTVTLGKAKDNPLYGWDCEYGDRLVKVDSFFASQYLVTNGEFLEFINRKGYETQSYWNEKSWQWKEENKVKNPKFWQFNNGKYSYRAMFDEIPLPLDWPVEVNYYEAMAYCGWKGKGTRLMSEAEWNLAAYGSNDNYQVDIEKVNDYNLNLKFGSPSPVGLVKTAQSHSGLWDLRGNVWEWLDENFHPLPGFEPHFLYEDNSAPFFDNNHKMMLGGAWVTQGTETLKYYRNWFRPNFYQHAGFRIVTNH, translated from the coding sequence ATGTCATTCATTAAATCTCAATTACCGATTTTTCTTAATAATTGTACTCAAGATTCCGTCATAAATTACTTTCAAAATAGTTGGGAATTAGAAAACATTTTGATGAGGAGTATTATAGATGATGAAACATTTTATATTAATCCTGATCCCTTAAGGAATCCCTTAATTTTTTATTTAGGTCATTCTGCTGCTTTTTATATTAATAAATTAATTCGAGTTGAGTTATTAGAAAAAGGGATTAATTCAGATTATGAAATTTTATTTGAATTTGGAGTTGATCCCGAAAATGCAGAAGAATTAAATCAGGCGATCGCTCATATTAATTGGCCAGATGTTAGGCAAGTTTGGGACTATCGAAATAAAGCTTATGAGGTGATTTTAGAAGTTATCAAAAATACGACTTTCGACCTTCCTATCCATGCCAGTCATCCCCTTTGGGCTTTGATGATGGGGATGGAACATCAACGAATTCATTTTGAAACCTCTTCGATGTTATTAAGACAACTTCCCACAGAAAAAGTGGAAAAACCGCAAGGATGGCAATATGCACCTTCTCAGGGAGTTCCTAATACAAATAAGATGATTTTAGTAGAGGGAGGAACCGTTACACTAGGTAAAGCTAAAGATAATCCTTTATATGGATGGGACTGTGAATATGGCGATCGCCTGGTTAAAGTTGATTCATTTTTTGCTAGTCAATATTTAGTCACTAATGGAGAGTTTCTCGAATTTATCAATCGTAAAGGTTACGAAACTCAATCCTATTGGAACGAAAAATCTTGGCAATGGAAAGAAGAAAACAAAGTCAAAAATCCTAAGTTTTGGCAATTCAATAATGGTAAATATTCCTATCGTGCTATGTTTGATGAAATACCATTACCTTTAGATTGGCCCGTAGAAGTTAATTATTATGAAGCCATGGCCTATTGTGGTTGGAAAGGCAAAGGAACAAGACTAATGAGTGAAGCAGAATGGAATTTAGCAGCCTATGGATCAAATGATAACTATCAAGTAGACATCGAAAAAGTTAATGATTATAATCTCAATTTAAAATTCGGTTCCCCTAGTCCAGTAGGGTTAGTCAAAACAGCCCAAAGTCATTCGGGACTATGGGACTTACGGGGGAATGTTTGGGAATGGTTAGACGAAAATTTTCATCCCTTACCAGGATTTGAACCCCATTTTCTCTATGAAGATAATTCCGCACCCTTTTTTGATAATAACCATAAAATGATGTTAGGAGGGGCTTGGGTAACTCAAGGAACAGAAACCTTAAAATATTATCGTAATTGGTTCCGTCCTAACTTCTATCAACACGCAGGTTTTAGAATTGTGACTAATCATTAG
- the egtD gene encoding L-histidine N(alpha)-methyltransferase, with product MLTQLQTEQLKIEYLQPLETVNKLNNSLGQDVKEGLTQCPKKIPSKYFYDDQGSQLFEQICELPEYYPTRTEASILRQYAEEIAQITGNCELVELGSGSSTKTRLLLDAYDQQNDLFKYMPIDVSAGILKESAIQLQQEYSSLKIQGLVGTYDQALTQLKSTSWSARMIFFLGSSIGNFSETDYDNFLNKIAKVLEKGDYFLLGVDLQKPRSILEAAYNDSQGVTAAFNLNMLSHLNHKFQGNFDLNCFKHQAIYNEEKHQIEMYLESETEQRITFKNLDLTVNLERKEKILTEISRKFDVEQTKHKLASKQLKPVKVFTDKNQWFALILCQACK from the coding sequence ATGTTAACCCAACTTCAAACAGAGCAATTAAAAATTGAATATTTACAGCCCCTTGAAACTGTAAACAAACTAAACAATTCCTTGGGTCAAGATGTAAAAGAAGGGTTAACTCAATGCCCTAAAAAGATACCATCTAAATATTTCTATGATGATCAGGGATCTCAATTATTTGAGCAAATTTGTGAGTTACCCGAATACTATCCGACACGAACAGAAGCCAGTATTTTAAGACAATATGCAGAAGAAATTGCCCAAATCACAGGGAATTGTGAATTAGTCGAATTAGGAAGTGGAAGTTCCACTAAAACTCGCTTATTATTGGATGCTTACGATCAGCAAAATGATCTGTTTAAATATATGCCAATTGATGTTAGTGCAGGAATTTTAAAAGAAAGTGCCATACAATTACAGCAAGAATATAGTTCTCTAAAAATTCAAGGTTTGGTGGGAACTTATGACCAGGCATTAACTCAATTAAAGTCAACTTCTTGGTCAGCAAGAATGATTTTTTTCTTGGGAAGTTCTATCGGCAATTTTAGTGAAACTGATTATGATAACTTCTTAAATAAAATTGCAAAAGTTCTGGAAAAGGGAGATTATTTTTTATTGGGAGTTGATTTACAAAAACCTAGATCTATTTTAGAGGCAGCTTACAATGATAGTCAAGGAGTAACGGCTGCTTTTAACTTAAATATGCTTTCCCATTTAAACCATAAATTTCAAGGAAACTTTGACCTTAATTGCTTCAAACATCAAGCTATCTACAATGAAGAAAAACATCAAATTGAAATGTATCTAGAATCTGAAACAGAGCAAAGAATTACCTTCAAAAATCTTGACTTAACAGTCAATTTAGAAAGAAAAGAGAAAATATTAACTGAGATTTCTCGTAAGTTTGATGTAGAGCAAACTAAGCATAAATTAGCTTCTAAGCAATTAAAACCAGTCAAAGTCTTTACTGATAAAAATCAATGGTTTGCATTAATTCTCTGCCAAGCTTGTAAATAA
- a CDS encoding Mo-dependent nitrogenase C-terminal domain-containing protein, whose amino-acid sequence MVCFSNNQQVTTAKIGFNRGKAQDYLLPLRQWLTNVEIKNESTAHILCRLIPVQCPFERDIYLFGQKICHIPPLCKLNPFYEEVVALRFRALCYLADECGQDVRCYC is encoded by the coding sequence ATGGTCTGTTTTTCTAACAATCAACAAGTTACTACCGCTAAAATCGGATTTAACCGAGGTAAAGCTCAAGATTACTTACTCCCACTGCGTCAATGGTTAACTAACGTAGAAATAAAAAATGAATCCACTGCACATATTCTTTGTCGTCTCATTCCGGTACAATGTCCTTTTGAACGGGATATCTATCTTTTTGGTCAAAAAATATGCCATATTCCCCCATTATGCAAACTCAACCCCTTCTATGAAGAGGTTGTTGCGTTAAGATTCCGTGCGTTATGTTATTTAGCTGATGAATGTGGCCAAGATGTTCGTTGCTATTGTTAG
- a CDS encoding fasciclin domain-containing protein, giving the protein MPDIVDIAVNTEGFETLVTAVKTANLVDALKGEGPFTVFAPNDAAFAKLPPGTIQTLVQNVPQLARILTYHVVPGKLMKADLAKVNSVISLEGSPISIDCSDGFEVKNATVLAADIEADNGVIHVIDNVILMG; this is encoded by the coding sequence ATGCCTGATATTGTTGACATTGCCGTAAATACAGAAGGATTTGAAACTTTAGTCACTGCGGTTAAAACTGCTAATTTAGTCGATGCTTTAAAAGGAGAAGGACCGTTTACTGTTTTTGCACCGAATGATGCCGCTTTTGCTAAACTTCCTCCAGGAACCATTCAAACCTTAGTTCAGAATGTTCCTCAATTAGCACGAATTTTAACTTATCATGTTGTCCCAGGTAAACTAATGAAAGCAGATTTAGCTAAAGTTAATTCTGTTATTTCTTTAGAAGGTTCTCCCATTTCCATTGATTGTTCTGATGGTTTTGAAGTTAAAAATGCCACCGTACTTGCTGCTGATATTGAAGCAGATAATGGAGTGATTCACGTCATTGATAATGTTATTTTAATGGGATGA
- a CDS encoding DUF3593 domain-containing protein, producing the protein MFSKDNLFAVSLFPYLGFLWFLTRSQETPRLALIGFYVLLVFVAVTIPAGIYAKMEYGEVLANIDWLHGSAESFLTLSNILVALGFRQGIIEYQKKQEKTQTDD; encoded by the coding sequence ATGTTTTCTAAAGACAATCTTTTTGCTGTTTCTTTATTTCCCTATTTAGGGTTTTTGTGGTTTCTGACTCGTTCTCAAGAAACCCCTCGTTTAGCTTTAATTGGCTTTTATGTTTTATTAGTCTTTGTGGCTGTTACCATTCCTGCTGGAATCTATGCCAAAATGGAATATGGAGAAGTATTAGCGAATATTGACTGGTTACACGGTAGCGCAGAATCTTTCTTAACCTTATCTAATATTTTAGTTGCTTTGGGGTTTCGTCAAGGAATTATAGAATATCAAAAGAAACAAGAAAAAACTCAAACAGATGATTAA
- a CDS encoding Uma2 family endonuclease: MTRMTYKWTIEHYHQAIAAGCFEDQGVELLKGEIIVMTPERESHAYYNSECADYLKDLLKNFAKVRDAKPITLPNNSEPSPDIAIVKPLVKEYLKHHPYPDDIYWLIEFSKATLRKDLTEKKEIYAEAQIKEYWIVDLINNQLKVFKNLKESDYTTELSLTEGNMSPLAFPDIIIPVKKIISIT; encoded by the coding sequence ATGACACGAATGACTTATAAATGGACTATTGAACACTATCATCAAGCGATCGCAGCCGGATGTTTTGAGGATCAAGGGGTAGAATTATTAAAAGGAGAAATTATTGTCATGACACCCGAAAGAGAAAGCCATGCTTACTATAATTCAGAATGTGCTGATTATTTAAAAGATTTATTGAAAAATTTTGCTAAAGTTCGAGATGCTAAACCCATTACGTTACCGAATAATTCCGAACCCTCTCCAGATATTGCAATTGTTAAACCCTTGGTAAAAGAATATTTGAAACATCATCCCTATCCTGATGATATTTACTGGTTAATTGAGTTTTCTAAAGCAACTTTACGAAAAGATTTAACTGAGAAAAAAGAGATTTATGCAGAAGCCCAAATCAAAGAATATTGGATAGTTGATTTAATTAATAATCAATTAAAAGTTTTTAAAAACCTAAAAGAGAGTGATTACACTACAGAATTAAGCTTAACTGAGGGAAATATGAGTCCTTTAGCTTTTCCTGATATAATTATTCCTGTGAAAAAAATCATCAGTATTACTTAA
- a CDS encoding isochorismatase, whose amino-acid sequence MMNQLPIPSFFDAKNVNKFWRVPYLKRVTEAREWKKKYQIVSSIEDKTKIILLLIDVQNTFCLPDFELFVAGKSGNGSVEDNIRLCEFIYRNLGRITTIAPTMDTHTAMQIFHPIFWVDEKGNHPEAGITMISYEEVKQGRWKVNQNIVHNFNISLDKLENYALHYVKKVTEDSKYPLTIWPYHSMLGGIGHALVSAVEEALFFHNMVRSSQTQFELKGDNPLTENYSVLSPEVLRDNQGEKIAQKNNQFLNKILSFDKIIIAGQAKSHCVAWTVEDLLTEIKQKDPNLAKKVYLLEDCTSPVVVPGVIDFTEKADAAFQRFSEAGIHRVNSTDDMDTW is encoded by the coding sequence ATGATGAATCAATTACCAATACCCTCTTTTTTTGATGCTAAAAACGTTAATAAATTTTGGCGAGTTCCTTATCTAAAAAGAGTTACTGAAGCCAGGGAATGGAAAAAAAAGTATCAAATAGTATCATCTATAGAAGATAAGACTAAAATTATTTTATTACTGATTGATGTACAAAACACCTTTTGTTTGCCTGATTTTGAATTATTTGTTGCAGGAAAATCGGGAAATGGTTCAGTAGAAGATAATATACGTTTATGTGAATTTATTTATAGAAATTTGGGACGAATAACCACCATTGCCCCCACAATGGACACCCATACAGCTATGCAAATTTTTCACCCTATTTTTTGGGTCGATGAAAAGGGGAATCATCCTGAAGCTGGTATTACCATGATTTCCTACGAAGAAGTTAAACAAGGACGATGGAAAGTTAATCAAAATATTGTTCATAATTTCAACATTTCTCTAGACAAACTAGAAAACTATGCCCTACATTACGTTAAAAAAGTGACAGAAGATAGTAAATATCCCTTAACCATTTGGCCCTATCATTCCATGTTAGGGGGCATTGGCCATGCTTTAGTTTCTGCTGTAGAAGAAGCCTTATTTTTTCATAATATGGTTCGCAGTAGTCAAACTCAATTCGAGTTAAAAGGAGATAACCCCTTAACGGAGAATTATTCTGTTTTAAGTCCTGAAGTCTTAAGAGATAATCAAGGAGAAAAAATAGCGCAAAAAAATAATCAATTTTTAAACAAAATACTATCTTTTGATAAGATTATTATTGCCGGCCAAGCAAAAAGTCATTGTGTGGCTTGGACAGTTGAAGATTTACTCACAGAAATTAAACAAAAAGATCCAAACTTAGCCAAAAAAGTTTATTTATTAGAAGATTGTACCTCTCCTGTGGTAGTTCCTGGTGTGATTGACTTTACAGAGAAAGCAGACGCAGCCTTTCAACGCTTTTCTGAGGCAGGAATACACCGAGTTAACTCCACCGATGATATGGATACTTGGTAA